From the Leptospira licerasiae serovar Varillal str. VAR 010 genome, one window contains:
- a CDS encoding S1C family serine protease — protein sequence MQILKSGLIVLVFSLQLPLFSEERSDFDHVRKAVVQIKVYSQAFSAFTPWATDGVRASSGTGFLIGNKRILTNAHVISNAKYIQVQRYNQTEWYRVKVLHVAHDCDLAVLEAEDPEFYKDSTDLNLGEIPELNSSLIVVGYPIGGNKVSVTRGIVSRKEQSKYEHSSVDSHLVLQVDAAINPGNSGGPAIQNNKVVGVAFQVATKGENIGYLIPTKVIRHFLKDIEDGRYDGYVELGIGTFNSFNTSLRKSKGIPDGLEGVFVTRILPNGSADGYLKEGDYLTEIDGLTIGRNGTITLDKDARVDFTETVDDKYSGEPIRFKVFRNGKLIDVEFKAKRMPDFDFMRNRYDTPFDYSMIGGLLFQEMSRDLLGAWSRSGNTSGGSQFLYRYDYFIEDGIGRTKKADVVLYRKLAHPVNSSSDYFLNLVLESVNGEAINSLADLKRIISGSKSKFLKLKFLNIDLPLILDRDEAQKADSQIRSTYGLE from the coding sequence ATGCAGATCCTGAAATCCGGTCTGATTGTACTAGTATTTTCCCTTCAGTTACCTCTTTTTTCGGAAGAAAGAAGCGATTTCGATCATGTGCGAAAAGCAGTCGTACAGATCAAAGTATATTCCCAAGCATTCAGCGCCTTTACTCCTTGGGCAACAGACGGGGTTCGAGCGAGTTCCGGAACAGGATTTTTGATCGGGAACAAAAGAATATTAACAAATGCTCATGTGATCTCAAACGCAAAGTACATCCAAGTACAGAGATACAACCAAACGGAATGGTACAGAGTTAAGGTCCTACATGTGGCACACGACTGCGATCTAGCGGTATTAGAAGCTGAAGATCCTGAATTTTACAAGGATTCCACCGATCTAAACTTGGGAGAGATCCCGGAACTCAACTCTTCTCTCATCGTTGTAGGATATCCGATCGGAGGAAATAAGGTCTCCGTAACCAGAGGGATCGTTTCCAGAAAAGAACAATCCAAATACGAACATTCTTCCGTAGACAGCCACTTAGTTTTGCAAGTAGATGCTGCTATCAACCCTGGGAACTCGGGAGGACCGGCCATCCAAAATAATAAGGTGGTGGGAGTCGCTTTCCAAGTCGCTACCAAAGGGGAGAATATTGGCTATCTCATCCCTACAAAGGTAATCCGTCATTTTCTTAAGGATATAGAAGACGGAAGATATGACGGTTACGTAGAGCTCGGGATCGGAACATTCAATTCTTTTAATACTTCTCTCAGAAAGTCGAAAGGTATCCCCGACGGCTTGGAGGGAGTATTCGTTACCCGCATCCTTCCGAACGGTTCCGCAGACGGATATCTAAAAGAGGGAGATTATCTTACGGAGATAGACGGTCTTACAATCGGAAGGAACGGGACCATAACCTTGGACAAGGATGCCAGGGTAGATTTCACGGAAACCGTGGATGATAAATATTCCGGAGAACCGATCCGATTCAAAGTATTTCGTAACGGCAAATTGATCGATGTGGAATTCAAAGCCAAAAGGATGCCTGATTTCGATTTTATGAGAAACAGGTATGATACTCCTTTTGATTATTCCATGATAGGTGGATTATTGTTCCAAGAAATGTCCAGAGATCTTCTTGGAGCCTGGAGCAGAAGCGGGAACACTTCCGGCGGTAGCCAGTTCTTATACAGATACGATTATTTTATAGAAGATGGAATAGGCAGGACCAAAAAAGCAGATGTGGTCTTGTACAGAAAACTCGCACATCCGGTAAATTCTTCCTCCGACTATTTTCTAAATCTTGTTTTGGAATCTGTGAATGGAGAAGCCATTAATAGCCTTGCGGACCTGAAACGGATTATTTCAGGATCCAAGTCCAAATTCCTAAAATTAAAATTTTTGAATATAGACCTTCCATTGATCTTGGACAGGGACGAGGCTCAAAAAGCGGATTCCCAGATCAGAAGCACCTACGGTTTGGAGTAA
- a CDS encoding AZOBR_p60025 family cell surface glycopolymer formation protein, whose product MSGFLSNFLQNERLKIEWAGALGNPKLVTALFIALYSFSSFCVWKKYSWNPSSQINFGKEFADQNKEQTPPGAIVFLGEEGNLGAGYDGQIFYYYSRMLSGFSLNWPNGFETSFRAPRIGYPLLVSPFGWFGKYGTIFGMYILNLGIFYLSYLAIRDLLPDHKKYLSAFYLFSPFALGSYILLVSDTVMISLSVLAYWFFIRKRFITFSLLAGLAILTKEQALFLFFPLGLTALFQKDLKKSIWVASSLILPSAWSIYLRAQFPEWTPGNLGNFFDPFGGLLGYFGELQQVIVSGDLNLILLIKKFSRFPLVLLLLSGTYLLFRGDWKKGLEFRVGFGILLFTVYAGGYVLYWATYENVSRMFTFSLPLLIFWEKEDDTLPSATYWVLAGIILVSFLIKLAFVSKTLRHLVW is encoded by the coding sequence ATGTCCGGATTCTTATCTAATTTTTTACAAAATGAAAGATTAAAGATCGAATGGGCCGGCGCTTTAGGAAATCCTAAATTAGTTACCGCACTTTTTATCGCCCTGTATTCTTTTTCCTCTTTTTGTGTCTGGAAAAAATACTCCTGGAACCCGAGCTCCCAGATCAACTTCGGAAAAGAATTCGCGGACCAAAATAAAGAACAAACTCCTCCGGGCGCGATCGTATTTTTAGGAGAAGAGGGGAATCTAGGCGCAGGTTACGACGGGCAGATCTTTTATTATTATTCTAGAATGTTGTCCGGCTTTAGTTTGAATTGGCCAAACGGTTTTGAGACCAGTTTTAGGGCACCCAGAATAGGTTATCCTCTTTTGGTTTCTCCGTTCGGTTGGTTCGGAAAATATGGAACGATTTTCGGGATGTACATCCTGAATTTGGGAATATTCTATCTTTCTTATCTTGCGATCCGAGATTTATTGCCGGATCACAAAAAATACCTAAGTGCATTCTATCTGTTCTCTCCGTTTGCTTTGGGAAGTTATATCCTACTTGTTTCAGATACGGTAATGATTAGCCTAAGCGTTTTAGCTTATTGGTTCTTTATTAGAAAAAGATTCATAACCTTCTCCTTGCTAGCCGGTCTTGCAATACTTACTAAAGAGCAGGCACTCTTTTTGTTTTTCCCTTTAGGCCTAACTGCATTATTCCAAAAGGATCTTAAAAAAAGTATCTGGGTGGCTTCTTCTTTAATTCTGCCCTCTGCCTGGAGTATATACCTCAGGGCCCAATTCCCGGAATGGACCCCTGGGAATTTAGGCAATTTTTTTGATCCATTCGGAGGACTTCTAGGATATTTTGGGGAACTCCAACAAGTTATAGTTTCAGGAGATCTAAATCTTATCCTTCTGATCAAAAAATTCTCCAGGTTCCCTTTGGTACTTCTTCTTTTATCCGGGACCTATCTGTTGTTTAGGGGAGATTGGAAGAAGGGACTGGAATTTAGGGTAGGTTTTGGAATTCTTTTATTTACGGTATATGCGGGGGGTTATGTTCTATATTGGGCCACCTACGAAAATGTTTCCAGAATGTTCACATTCAGCCTTCCTTTATTAATTTTTTGGGAAAAAGAAGACGATACACTTCCGAGCGCTACTTACTGGGTTTTGGCCGGCATTATTCTAGTTTCGTTTTTAATAAAATTGGCATTCGTTTCTAAAACTTTACGTCACTTGGTCTGGTGA
- a CDS encoding leucine-rich repeat domain-containing protein, translated as MRKTFLILYFLFACSQSNHLISVRNSEGEILGKYPKEIRWLGFEDTPSWTDLSAFSGLEILELNSKDIKSLEGLPNLPKLRFVHLSGSSVRDLSPLNRFAKLDSLILNQTEIQDQDLKNYLYWNRLTRIELTDSKISNLGFLGPGCSVRHLQLKHTKILDLRPLENCTKLMELYLGGTQVKDLSPLYGLTNLFHLQLDGTDVSAKEISDFRKIQPYVKIMPGLRKILNSENGLD; from the coding sequence ATGAGGAAAACTTTTTTAATCCTCTACTTCTTATTCGCCTGCTCCCAATCGAATCATCTTATTTCCGTACGGAATTCAGAAGGTGAGATCTTAGGTAAGTATCCTAAAGAGATCAGATGGCTGGGATTCGAAGATACTCCTAGTTGGACCGATCTTTCCGCATTCTCCGGATTAGAGATCCTAGAACTGAATTCCAAAGATATAAAATCATTAGAAGGCCTACCTAATCTTCCTAAGCTCAGATTCGTTCATTTATCCGGATCTTCCGTAAGGGACCTTTCCCCCTTAAATCGTTTTGCAAAGTTAGATAGTTTAATCCTAAACCAAACAGAAATACAGGACCAAGATCTGAAAAATTATCTGTATTGGAATAGGCTAACTAGGATAGAACTGACAGATTCTAAAATTTCTAATCTGGGATTTTTGGGGCCGGGTTGCAGCGTGAGGCATTTACAGTTAAAGCACACTAAGATCCTAGACCTAAGGCCTTTAGAAAATTGTACAAAACTAATGGAATTATATTTGGGTGGGACCCAGGTAAAGGATCTAAGTCCTTTATACGGGCTAACCAACCTATTCCATCTGCAATTGGACGGCACCGATGTTTCCGCAAAAGAAATTTCGGATTTTAGAAAGATCCAACCTTATGTAAAGATTATGCCTGGTTTGCGTAAGATCTTAAATTCCGAGAACGGACTCGACTGA
- a CDS encoding permease — translation MSKYKWFVAGDLDGFFGLMIDNLIQILVLVALCIGFCGMPQDFVFRVVIPGAAISLLVGNLFYAWQARQLALAENRSDVTALPYGINTVSLFAFVFFVMFPVYQKTNSYKAAWSIGLLASFVSGLIEFFGAFVAEKIRKATPRAALLSALAGIALTFISMDFLVRTFLNPLVAFVPFGIILLQYFGRVVFPFKIPGGLISVIVGTLLAWYLPHITGKQMMDGAALHSSIDFGFNFPVWSGGDLFEAWSQIGIREYLSVILPMGIFNVIGSLQNIESAEAAGDKYNTRNSLMMNGVGTIVGSLFGSPFPTTIYIGHPGWKSLGARSGYSSLNGIFMTLIAFFGLVSFVCALIPVEAGMAIVLWIGIVIGAQAFEATPTRHAPAVVLGLLPALAGWGVLMIQSAFNYAAPILSKAIEGTEAASKTQNIWLSSVPLDQPIFPYSLGGLLSLSQGFLLSSMVWAAIATFVIDRDFKKAIIASLIGAFLAGTGFIHSYSLAGNAILNSFQLNLGPFVWAYLFLAGLFLLASFLKKEPRAV, via the coding sequence ATGAGCAAATACAAATGGTTTGTTGCCGGGGACCTGGATGGATTCTTCGGCCTGATGATCGATAACCTGATCCAAATTTTGGTTTTGGTAGCTTTGTGTATTGGCTTTTGCGGAATGCCTCAGGATTTCGTATTTAGAGTAGTGATCCCAGGAGCTGCGATCTCTCTTTTGGTCGGAAATCTTTTCTATGCTTGGCAAGCAAGACAACTTGCACTTGCCGAAAACAGAAGTGATGTCACCGCATTACCTTATGGGATCAATACCGTTTCCTTATTCGCATTCGTCTTTTTCGTAATGTTCCCGGTGTATCAAAAAACGAATAGTTATAAAGCAGCTTGGTCTATCGGACTTCTTGCAAGTTTTGTATCCGGTTTGATCGAATTTTTCGGAGCATTCGTTGCGGAGAAGATCCGTAAGGCAACTCCAAGAGCAGCGCTTCTTTCTGCGTTAGCCGGGATTGCTCTTACATTCATCTCCATGGACTTTTTGGTCCGTACATTCTTAAATCCTCTTGTCGCTTTCGTTCCGTTCGGAATTATTCTTTTGCAATATTTCGGAAGAGTGGTTTTTCCATTTAAGATCCCAGGTGGGCTCATCTCAGTCATCGTAGGGACATTGCTCGCATGGTATCTTCCCCATATCACCGGAAAACAAATGATGGATGGAGCTGCGTTACACTCCTCGATCGACTTTGGATTTAATTTCCCGGTTTGGAGCGGCGGAGATCTATTCGAAGCCTGGAGCCAGATCGGGATCAGAGAATATCTGTCAGTGATCTTACCGATGGGAATATTTAACGTAATCGGTTCCTTGCAGAACATAGAATCAGCGGAAGCTGCGGGAGATAAATATAACACCAGAAATTCTCTTATGATGAACGGTGTAGGAACAATCGTAGGCTCTTTGTTTGGATCCCCTTTCCCGACCACAATTTATATCGGGCATCCAGGTTGGAAATCTCTCGGAGCTAGATCCGGTTATTCCAGCTTGAACGGTATCTTTATGACTTTGATCGCGTTCTTCGGTTTGGTCAGTTTTGTATGCGCTCTCATCCCTGTGGAAGCCGGCATGGCAATCGTACTTTGGATCGGTATCGTGATCGGTGCACAAGCATTCGAAGCTACACCTACTAGACACGCACCTGCGGTCGTACTTGGACTTCTTCCCGCTCTTGCCGGTTGGGGAGTTTTGATGATCCAAAGCGCATTCAATTATGCGGCTCCCATTCTTTCAAAAGCGATAGAAGGAACCGAGGCTGCTTCTAAAACCCAAAACATCTGGCTTTCTTCCGTGCCGTTAGATCAGCCTATTTTCCCGTATTCTTTAGGCGGACTTTTGAGTCTATCTCAGGGATTTTTACTTTCTTCTATGGTTTGGGCCGCGATCGCAACATTTGTGATCGATAGAGATTTTAAAAAGGCGATCATTGCTAGTTTGATCGGTGCATTTCTTGCTGGGACAGGGTTTATACATTCTTATTCCTTGGCCGGAAACGCAATTTTGAACTCTTTTCAGCTAAATTTGGGTCCATTCGTATGGGCATATTTGTTTCTTGCAGGACTTTTTCTTCTCGCTTCTTTCTTAAAGAAGGAACCAAGAGCGGTCTAA
- a CDS encoding ClpXP protease specificity-enhancing factor SspB, translating into MDSPNLEDIQALREFKKQLFSVYWERFGTFYVHVMPHPDLKIGKRGLVGDEPESGIILVIGPRAARDIRIEEEWVYAELQFGYTWEEVFLPWDGIFRYFDKSQQTVTQMRIYLGKPDIPPKKEETSSADTKEEVSDLGSGSSKRKDNVIQVDFGSKTKK; encoded by the coding sequence ATGGATAGTCCGAATTTAGAAGACATACAGGCACTTCGAGAATTCAAAAAACAACTCTTCTCAGTTTACTGGGAAAGGTTCGGCACCTTCTACGTGCACGTCATGCCTCACCCCGATCTAAAGATCGGAAAAAGAGGACTCGTAGGAGATGAGCCAGAGTCAGGTATCATCCTAGTCATTGGGCCCCGCGCCGCAAGAGACATCAGAATAGAAGAAGAATGGGTCTACGCAGAACTACAGTTCGGCTATACCTGGGAAGAAGTCTTCTTACCCTGGGACGGAATTTTCAGATATTTCGACAAGTCCCAGCAAACAGTCACTCAAATGAGAATTTATTTAGGTAAACCGGACATCCCTCCTAAAAAAGAGGAAACTTCTTCAGCGGATACCAAGGAAGAAGTTTCCGATCTAGGATCCGGATCTTCAAAACGAAAAGATAATGTAATCCAAGTAGACTTCGGGAGTAAGACAAAGAAATGA
- a CDS encoding RNA recognition motif domain-containing protein, which yields MQNRKLFVGNLNYSVRQQEISDLFSNYGEVAYAKVIEGKGFGFVEMASEEQAENAKNSLNGTEFKGRTLNIDIAKPQTFNKPRRH from the coding sequence ATGCAGAATCGCAAACTCTTTGTAGGAAATCTTAATTACTCCGTTCGCCAGCAGGAAATCAGTGACCTGTTCTCCAACTACGGAGAAGTAGCTTACGCGAAAGTAATTGAAGGTAAAGGATTCGGATTCGTGGAAATGGCTAGCGAAGAGCAAGCCGAAAACGCGAAGAATAGTCTAAACGGAACCGAATTCAAAGGTAGAACTTTGAATATCGATATCGCAAAACCTCAGACTTTCAACAAACCAAGAAGACATTAA
- a CDS encoding adenine phosphoribosyltransferase, with the protein MSIVKSKIRTIPDYPRKGILFRDITSLLLDPEGLALTIGTFVDRYTGKGITKVAGIEARGFIIGAPLAFQLGVGFIPIRKKGKLPSETVSQEYDLEYGKDVIEIHKDSVFPGDRILLMDDLIATGGTMIAAVQLLQKLGAEVPEVGVIIDLPDLGGATKLNKDLGVNVFSICEFEGH; encoded by the coding sequence ATGTCCATAGTTAAAAGTAAAATTCGCACGATCCCGGATTATCCCCGCAAAGGAATCCTATTCAGAGACATCACTTCCCTATTATTAGATCCGGAAGGATTAGCTCTTACCATAGGTACTTTTGTGGACCGGTACACAGGCAAAGGAATCACTAAAGTTGCCGGAATCGAAGCCAGAGGTTTTATCATTGGTGCGCCTCTTGCATTCCAACTAGGAGTCGGATTCATTCCGATCCGTAAAAAAGGAAAACTTCCTTCCGAAACAGTTTCCCAAGAATACGATCTAGAATATGGAAAAGATGTGATCGAAATACATAAAGATTCCGTATTTCCGGGAGATAGGATCCTGCTCATGGACGATCTGATCGCAACAGGCGGGACCATGATCGCAGCGGTTCAACTATTGCAAAAACTAGGCGCAGAAGTTCCCGAAGTGGGAGTCATCATAGACCTTCCGGATCTGGGCGGAGCTACTAAATTAAACAAAGACTTAGGTGTAAACGTATTCTCTATTTGTGAATTCGAAGGACATTAA
- a CDS encoding Fur family transcriptional regulator — MEEDKKSASRNTKQKGEILRVIRDAKGPLSVKEIHDISKKSIQNIGIATVYRSVNHLLESGSIHEIQLPGESSRFEISHLDHHHHFHCKICDRVFDVEICPFPMENLPKGFTLDSHEIILYGVCSECNNSPK; from the coding sequence ATGGAAGAAGATAAAAAATCCGCCTCTCGAAACACCAAACAAAAGGGCGAGATCCTGAGAGTCATCCGTGACGCAAAAGGTCCTCTTTCGGTAAAGGAAATCCACGATATCTCTAAAAAATCCATTCAGAATATCGGGATCGCAACCGTTTATCGTTCTGTGAACCACCTGCTGGAATCCGGCTCTATCCATGAGATCCAATTACCCGGAGAATCCTCCCGTTTCGAGATCAGTCATCTGGACCATCACCATCATTTCCATTGTAAGATTTGTGATCGGGTCTTTGATGTGGAGATCTGCCCTTTCCCTATGGAAAATCTTCCTAAGGGATTTACATTAGATTCTCATGAAATTATTTTATACGGCGTTTGTTCCGAATGTAATAACTCTCCAAAATGA
- a CDS encoding S1C family serine protease — protein MKSKILLVIISISVFTSGVSAKKPKPSPKTVSNGIASQAKAEEEYKKSIVQVKISYQEPDYFNPWKKKNPKVRRGVGIVVPGEKILLPAHLLAHSTLIEVKKHSSYSETKATVSRQDSESDLALLKIEEEDFFKDLVPFEFQKEIDYPRQVSIYQLDNSGSIQSASGALISMDLDQYPQGMVELPVLDVNSTETLNGNGEVLLEKGKVSGILFDFSGDKNSGRAIPSFLIGKFLGNFGKTEIPFKGFRYRPIMDKATKDYYSLKTKDQGILVAEILPDSSADGILKIGDVILEFGGKKIDSKGYFQHPKYGKQVLSYIAHLGDEFGYQIGKQIPVKIIRSGKEEEVQLTLKPFPYSSIRIPHRNLGSKSEYYFDGGFLFVELSEGYLLEWGKDWRSKVDRKLLYTFDYYKFSTGNKKEGRFVLLSQVIPDESNQGYHDVSGRLVDKVNGKPVRSIQDISNEVKLSDSRYITILLDDGTDVVLDKESLTSANQRIQKEYRIPKSSMGPR, from the coding sequence GTGAAATCCAAGATCCTTCTCGTCATTATCAGTATTAGTGTTTTTACTTCCGGAGTATCCGCCAAAAAACCGAAACCTTCTCCTAAAACGGTTTCGAACGGTATAGCCTCCCAAGCAAAAGCGGAAGAAGAATATAAAAAGAGTATAGTACAAGTAAAGATCTCCTACCAAGAACCTGATTATTTCAATCCTTGGAAAAAGAAAAACCCGAAGGTAAGAAGAGGCGTAGGGATCGTAGTCCCAGGCGAAAAGATCCTATTACCCGCACATTTACTCGCCCACTCCACATTGATAGAAGTCAAAAAACATTCTTCTTATTCTGAGACAAAGGCGACTGTTTCAAGACAAGATTCGGAATCCGACCTCGCTTTATTAAAAATAGAAGAAGAGGACTTCTTCAAGGATCTGGTCCCTTTTGAATTCCAAAAAGAGATAGATTATCCTAGGCAGGTTTCCATCTACCAATTGGACAATTCCGGTTCTATACAATCCGCATCCGGCGCACTGATCAGCATGGACCTGGACCAATATCCCCAAGGAATGGTAGAACTCCCGGTATTGGATGTAAACTCCACTGAAACATTAAACGGAAACGGAGAAGTTCTATTAGAAAAAGGGAAAGTAAGCGGAATACTGTTCGACTTCTCAGGAGATAAAAACTCAGGCAGAGCAATTCCTTCTTTTTTGATCGGCAAATTTTTAGGAAATTTCGGTAAAACGGAGATCCCTTTTAAAGGTTTTCGTTATAGGCCTATTATGGACAAGGCCACTAAGGACTATTATTCCCTTAAAACAAAAGACCAAGGGATATTAGTAGCTGAGATCCTGCCAGATAGTTCAGCGGATGGAATATTAAAGATCGGCGATGTGATCCTTGAGTTTGGCGGCAAAAAAATTGACTCCAAAGGATATTTCCAACATCCTAAATATGGTAAACAAGTCCTATCCTACATAGCTCATTTAGGAGACGAATTCGGTTACCAGATCGGCAAACAGATACCTGTCAAGATCATCCGATCCGGCAAAGAAGAAGAAGTACAACTTACTCTAAAACCGTTTCCCTATTCTTCTATTCGTATCCCCCATAGGAACCTAGGATCCAAATCGGAATACTATTTTGACGGAGGTTTCCTGTTTGTGGAACTTTCGGAAGGTTACCTTTTGGAATGGGGAAAAGATTGGAGATCTAAAGTAGATCGCAAACTTTTATACACTTTCGATTATTATAAATTCAGTACTGGCAACAAAAAAGAAGGTAGATTCGTATTACTTTCCCAAGTCATTCCGGATGAGTCTAACCAGGGTTATCATGATGTTTCCGGAAGGCTGGTAGATAAAGTAAACGGCAAACCTGTTCGATCGATCCAAGATATATCTAACGAAGTGAAATTATCCGACTCCAGGTATATTACGATTTTATTGGATGATGGAACGGATGTCGTTTTAGATAAAGAAAGCTTAACTTCCGCAAATCAAAGGATCCAAAAAGAATATAGGATCCCTAAGTCCTCTATGGGACCTCGTTAA
- the htpX gene encoding protease HtpX: protein MALFRRFGLFALTNIAVIFTIGLILRLTGLDVYLAKSGVPYATTLLFAAIWGMGGAFISLLLSKFMVKASMGVQIVDPRNASGWQRDLLTRVQRLASAAGLPMPEVGYYESPEINAFATGPSRNSALVAVSTGLLNGMDSEELDGVLGHELSHVANGDMVTMTLVQGVINSFVIFFSWIVSKVIVSQLNRNDDRGSSGGFFMEFMIRQLLMVVFGLLGSIVVAYVSRAREFRADAGGAKLAGRSSMIAALERLKVAFTRDPIDQRGETIAALKISNRAGGLASLFATHPPLEERIAALRAKAY, encoded by the coding sequence ATGGCGCTTTTTCGCAGATTTGGATTATTCGCACTTACTAATATCGCGGTAATCTTCACGATCGGATTGATACTCAGACTTACCGGGCTAGATGTATATTTAGCTAAATCCGGAGTACCTTACGCTACTACCCTTCTATTCGCTGCAATCTGGGGTATGGGAGGCGCATTCATTTCATTGCTGCTTTCCAAGTTTATGGTAAAGGCCTCTATGGGAGTCCAGATAGTCGATCCTAGAAACGCTTCCGGATGGCAAAGAGATCTTTTAACTAGAGTGCAAAGATTGGCTTCCGCTGCAGGACTTCCTATGCCGGAAGTCGGATACTACGAATCTCCTGAGATCAACGCATTCGCAACAGGTCCTAGCAGAAATAGCGCATTAGTCGCCGTATCTACCGGACTTTTGAACGGAATGGATAGCGAAGAGTTGGATGGAGTTTTAGGACACGAGCTTTCCCACGTAGCCAATGGAGATATGGTAACCATGACATTGGTACAGGGAGTGATCAACTCATTCGTGATCTTCTTTTCTTGGATCGTAAGTAAAGTGATCGTTTCTCAATTGAATCGTAACGATGACAGAGGATCTAGCGGCGGATTCTTTATGGAGTTCATGATCAGACAACTTCTTATGGTAGTTTTCGGACTCTTGGGTTCCATAGTAGTTGCCTATGTTTCCAGAGCCAGAGAGTTCCGCGCCGATGCAGGCGGAGCAAAATTGGCGGGAAGATCTAGCATGATTGCCGCTTTGGAAAGATTGAAAGTAGCTTTCACAAGAGATCCAATCGATCAGAGAGGAGAAACTATCGCCGCTCTGAAAATTTCCAATAGGGCTGGGGGACTCGCATCCTTATTTGCAACCCACCCTCCTCTAGAAGAAAGAATTGCTGCTCTTAGAGCAAAAGCATACTAA
- a CDS encoding LB_289 family protein — protein MKRTELERRERDLRKAQKKQEALDKRGGGNGVGDFIDQLSGLFRYDATEIFNTKDDINILEVLEEMQVILPQKKWDDVLKKAIKKTGVVEKDRAYKELQELLNLEEENEDAEEEVGV, from the coding sequence ATGAAACGGACCGAATTGGAGAGACGAGAAAGAGATCTCCGCAAAGCGCAAAAAAAACAAGAGGCCCTAGATAAACGCGGAGGCGGAAACGGAGTCGGCGATTTTATCGATCAGCTTTCCGGGTTATTCCGTTACGACGCCACTGAGATCTTTAACACAAAAGACGATATCAATATTCTGGAAGTTTTGGAAGAAATGCAAGTGATCCTTCCCCAGAAAAAATGGGACGATGTTCTCAAAAAAGCGATTAAGAAAACCGGTGTGGTTGAAAAAGACAGAGCCTATAAAGAGCTCCAAGAACTTCTGAATTTAGAGGAAGAAAACGAGGACGCAGAGGAAGAAGTAGGCGTTTAA
- a CDS encoding YbaB/EbfC family nucleoid-associated protein, which yields MFGKSLDNLKQMNQMRVRMKKLEKELEALNFEGKSKNELVVCITDGKQTVQEIRIEDSLLAKNDKKLLQKSIKQAVNQSMEAAQKVAEERMGEFKSLLSGMP from the coding sequence ATGTTCGGCAAAAGTTTAGATAATCTAAAACAAATGAACCAAATGCGGGTTCGTATGAAAAAATTGGAGAAGGAACTGGAGGCTTTGAACTTCGAGGGAAAATCCAAGAACGAATTGGTGGTCTGCATTACCGACGGTAAACAAACTGTCCAAGAGATCCGTATCGAAGATTCTTTACTCGCTAAGAACGACAAAAAACTACTTCAAAAAAGTATAAAGCAAGCCGTGAACCAATCTATGGAGGCGGCCCAAAAAGTAGCGGAAGAAAGAATGGGAGAATTCAAATCTCTTCTTTCCGGAATGCCTTGA